One window of the Stegostoma tigrinum isolate sSteTig4 chromosome 16, sSteTig4.hap1, whole genome shotgun sequence genome contains the following:
- the rhpn2 gene encoding rhophilin-2 isoform X2, which produces MVSPQAVPSQGCNPYAQTGRSKLQSQRVTLNQQIIKAMRLRAGAENLLRATDNSKVRETVLLELSFVNSNLQLLKEELEGLNSSVEVYQNEKAALCLPLIPLGLKETKEVDFVTSLRDFIEEHYSEDPAEYEDEILDLMDLRQAVRTPSRNDLGVELLISYYNQLNLLESRFLQPNRHLGVFFTWYDSFTGVPVCQQHLSLEKASILFNIAGLYTQIGTRSDRKTQAGLDSSIDAFQKAAGVLSHLIETFTHTPSFDMSPSMQHMLIRLMLAQAQECAFEKMVLPGIHNQYFNLLRVAQEAAKVSEVYSTVHQLIMQAPIKEHVPIAWSYTVQVKLEHYRALAHYFVALAMLDHQLNSQDDTDQQEMLLCQLYDAMPDGLAPLSILRSKEERKRVGKAHLRKAIMGHEEAVRVQNLCKSLKKIEILQEILRVSHKRSLTKYSEHEQEDDFDMMNAPNIIAKSDQKIEMLQPQFSKVKVRDFFHKLGPIGVFSAKQKWTAPRKIHLTAGDQDRGFTLLGESAVQVTSLDPTSDAARSGLRDGDIIVSVAGKDCKWGSVSEVIQMLKQMPEDGLDIQVISPQSLETVQLPKCATYSGGLPKTYSLTCLTLDDAKSRKGKKVVKKLSFLNWGIKNTKKTASTVSLPLAVDSSPQQISNRPTSDGSCLY; this is translated from the exons GGCTGCAATCCATACGCTCAGACTGGGCGTAGCAAGCTGCAGAGTCAGAGAGTGACCCTCAATCAGCAGATCATTAAAGCCATGAGACTGCGGGCTGGAGCTGAGAACCTCCTCCG GGCGACCGACAACAGCAAGGTCAGGGAAACAGTGCTGCTGGAACTGAGCTTTGTCAATTCAAACCTACAGCTGCTGAAGGAGGAGCTCGAAGGGTTAAACAGCTCTGTCGAAGTTTATCAGAATGAAAA GGCTGCACTCTGCCTTCCCCTCATTCCACTGGGACTGAAAGAGACGAAGGAAGTTGACTTTGTGACGTCCTTGAGG GATTTCATCGAGGAGCACTACAGTGAGGATCCAGCAGAATATGAGGACGAGATCCTGGATCTTATGGACCTGCGGCAG GCTGTCCGCACTCCGAGTCGGAATGATCTGGGTGTCGAGCTGCTTATATCATACTACAACCAGCTCAACTTGTTGGAGAGTCGCTTCCTACAGCCGAACAGACACCTCGGTGTTTTCTTCACCTG GTATGACTCATTTACTGGTGTGCCTGTATGCCAGCAACACCTGTCTCTGGAGAAGGCCAGCATTCTGTTCAATATCGCAGGCCTGTACACTCAGATTGGCACCCGCAGTGATCGCAAGACCCAGGCTGGTCTCGACAGCTCCATCGATGCCTTCCAGAAAGCAGCAG GAGTTTTGAGCCACCTGATAgaaaccttcacacacactccgAGTTTCGACATGAGCCCCTCGATGCAGCACATGCTGATCCGTTTGATGTTGGCTCAAGCTCAGGAGtgtgcctttgagaagatggttcTGCCTGGGATCCACAACCAATACTTCAACCTGCTGCGGGTGGCACAGGAAGCTGCCAAG GTGTCTGAGGTGTACAGCACTGTTCACCAGTTGATCATGCAGGCTCCTATCAAGGAGCATGTCCCTATAGCCTGGTCATACACTGTGCAGGTCAAGCTGGAACATTACAGAGCGCTGGCCCATTACTTTGTGGCTCTAGCAATGCTGGATCATCAGT TGAATTCCCAGGATGACACTGACCAACAGGAGATGCTTCTCTGCCAACTCTACGATGCAATGCCCGATGGCCTCGCACCACTTTCCATTCTGAGAAGCAAAGAGGAACGTAAACGTGTCG GAAAAGCACATTTAAGGAAGGCCATAATGGGCCACGAGGAAGCTGTGAGAGTTCAGAATCTCTGCAAATCTCTGAAGAAGATCGAGATCCTACAGGAGATCCTGAGAGTATCCCACAAACGCTCACTCACCAAGTATTCTGAGCATGAACAGGAGGATGACTTTGACATGATGAATGCCCCAAATATAATTG CCAAAAGTGATCAAAAGATTGAAATGCTACAGCCTCAGTTCTCCAAGGTGAAAGTGAGGGACTTTTTCCACAAGCTG GGGCCGATTGGTGTGTTCTCAGCAAAACAGAAATGGACAGCACCTCGTAAAATCCACCTGACAGCAGGAGACCAGGACCGTGGGTTCACACTGCTCGGGGAGTCAGCCGTGCAGGTTACAAGCTTGGACCCGACCAGTGATGCTGCT CGGTCAGGCCTGAGAGATGGAGATATCATTGTGTCTGTTGCAGGGAAGGACTGTAAATGGGGCTCGGTGAGTGAAGTGATTCAGATGCTGAAACAAATGCCTGAGGATGGATTAGACATTCAAGTCATCAGCCCTCAAAGCCTGGAGACTGTGCAGCTG CCCAAGTGTGCAACGTACAGTGGAGGGTTACCCAAGACATACTCATTGACGTGCCTGACTCTAGATGATGCAAAGAGcaggaaaggcaagaaagtggtgAAGAAACTATCATTCCTGAACTGGGGCATTAAGAACACAAAGAAGACAGCAAGTACAGTTAGCCTTCCCTTGGCAGTGGATAGTAGTCCCCAGCAAATTTCCAACAGACCGACATCAGATGGAAGCTGCCTGTACTGA
- the rhpn2 gene encoding rhophilin-2 isoform X1, giving the protein MTDTLRTSGHSVSPTGDSSHFRKGCNPYAQTGRSKLQSQRVTLNQQIIKAMRLRAGAENLLRATDNSKVRETVLLELSFVNSNLQLLKEELEGLNSSVEVYQNEKAALCLPLIPLGLKETKEVDFVTSLRDFIEEHYSEDPAEYEDEILDLMDLRQAVRTPSRNDLGVELLISYYNQLNLLESRFLQPNRHLGVFFTWYDSFTGVPVCQQHLSLEKASILFNIAGLYTQIGTRSDRKTQAGLDSSIDAFQKAAGVLSHLIETFTHTPSFDMSPSMQHMLIRLMLAQAQECAFEKMVLPGIHNQYFNLLRVAQEAAKVSEVYSTVHQLIMQAPIKEHVPIAWSYTVQVKLEHYRALAHYFVALAMLDHQLNSQDDTDQQEMLLCQLYDAMPDGLAPLSILRSKEERKRVGKAHLRKAIMGHEEAVRVQNLCKSLKKIEILQEILRVSHKRSLTKYSEHEQEDDFDMMNAPNIIAKSDQKIEMLQPQFSKVKVRDFFHKLGPIGVFSAKQKWTAPRKIHLTAGDQDRGFTLLGESAVQVTSLDPTSDAARSGLRDGDIIVSVAGKDCKWGSVSEVIQMLKQMPEDGLDIQVISPQSLETVQLPKCATYSGGLPKTYSLTCLTLDDAKSRKGKKVVKKLSFLNWGIKNTKKTASTVSLPLAVDSSPQQISNRPTSDGSCLY; this is encoded by the exons GGCTGCAATCCATACGCTCAGACTGGGCGTAGCAAGCTGCAGAGTCAGAGAGTGACCCTCAATCAGCAGATCATTAAAGCCATGAGACTGCGGGCTGGAGCTGAGAACCTCCTCCG GGCGACCGACAACAGCAAGGTCAGGGAAACAGTGCTGCTGGAACTGAGCTTTGTCAATTCAAACCTACAGCTGCTGAAGGAGGAGCTCGAAGGGTTAAACAGCTCTGTCGAAGTTTATCAGAATGAAAA GGCTGCACTCTGCCTTCCCCTCATTCCACTGGGACTGAAAGAGACGAAGGAAGTTGACTTTGTGACGTCCTTGAGG GATTTCATCGAGGAGCACTACAGTGAGGATCCAGCAGAATATGAGGACGAGATCCTGGATCTTATGGACCTGCGGCAG GCTGTCCGCACTCCGAGTCGGAATGATCTGGGTGTCGAGCTGCTTATATCATACTACAACCAGCTCAACTTGTTGGAGAGTCGCTTCCTACAGCCGAACAGACACCTCGGTGTTTTCTTCACCTG GTATGACTCATTTACTGGTGTGCCTGTATGCCAGCAACACCTGTCTCTGGAGAAGGCCAGCATTCTGTTCAATATCGCAGGCCTGTACACTCAGATTGGCACCCGCAGTGATCGCAAGACCCAGGCTGGTCTCGACAGCTCCATCGATGCCTTCCAGAAAGCAGCAG GAGTTTTGAGCCACCTGATAgaaaccttcacacacactccgAGTTTCGACATGAGCCCCTCGATGCAGCACATGCTGATCCGTTTGATGTTGGCTCAAGCTCAGGAGtgtgcctttgagaagatggttcTGCCTGGGATCCACAACCAATACTTCAACCTGCTGCGGGTGGCACAGGAAGCTGCCAAG GTGTCTGAGGTGTACAGCACTGTTCACCAGTTGATCATGCAGGCTCCTATCAAGGAGCATGTCCCTATAGCCTGGTCATACACTGTGCAGGTCAAGCTGGAACATTACAGAGCGCTGGCCCATTACTTTGTGGCTCTAGCAATGCTGGATCATCAGT TGAATTCCCAGGATGACACTGACCAACAGGAGATGCTTCTCTGCCAACTCTACGATGCAATGCCCGATGGCCTCGCACCACTTTCCATTCTGAGAAGCAAAGAGGAACGTAAACGTGTCG GAAAAGCACATTTAAGGAAGGCCATAATGGGCCACGAGGAAGCTGTGAGAGTTCAGAATCTCTGCAAATCTCTGAAGAAGATCGAGATCCTACAGGAGATCCTGAGAGTATCCCACAAACGCTCACTCACCAAGTATTCTGAGCATGAACAGGAGGATGACTTTGACATGATGAATGCCCCAAATATAATTG CCAAAAGTGATCAAAAGATTGAAATGCTACAGCCTCAGTTCTCCAAGGTGAAAGTGAGGGACTTTTTCCACAAGCTG GGGCCGATTGGTGTGTTCTCAGCAAAACAGAAATGGACAGCACCTCGTAAAATCCACCTGACAGCAGGAGACCAGGACCGTGGGTTCACACTGCTCGGGGAGTCAGCCGTGCAGGTTACAAGCTTGGACCCGACCAGTGATGCTGCT CGGTCAGGCCTGAGAGATGGAGATATCATTGTGTCTGTTGCAGGGAAGGACTGTAAATGGGGCTCGGTGAGTGAAGTGATTCAGATGCTGAAACAAATGCCTGAGGATGGATTAGACATTCAAGTCATCAGCCCTCAAAGCCTGGAGACTGTGCAGCTG CCCAAGTGTGCAACGTACAGTGGAGGGTTACCCAAGACATACTCATTGACGTGCCTGACTCTAGATGATGCAAAGAGcaggaaaggcaagaaagtggtgAAGAAACTATCATTCCTGAACTGGGGCATTAAGAACACAAAGAAGACAGCAAGTACAGTTAGCCTTCCCTTGGCAGTGGATAGTAGTCCCCAGCAAATTTCCAACAGACCGACATCAGATGGAAGCTGCCTGTACTGA